A DNA window from Rhipicephalus sanguineus isolate Rsan-2018 chromosome 8, BIME_Rsan_1.4, whole genome shotgun sequence contains the following coding sequences:
- the LOC119403573 gene encoding uncharacterized protein LOC119403573, whose amino-acid sequence MSCSVGAVEAAESDRGNRNAAMENDEYRLILPNLPSGRSVLNTVFMHGDVRARPFRVEDFRDTLDYLRLLPEVVALGAYQMNHVWAVTFRSDEGTKRLLASSDVKVKGRRCVVIDPTSKDLRIKVHWLLYNTADEDVRAAFLPYGRVTDITRERWRVNGVTDKGSTTRTVTLKLKSGINIEDIPHQLRVAGEQALVVVPGRAPLCLRCGNTGHIRRDCRVPRCGQCRRYGHEDAVCARTYASVTAPARTSASEDTAELIMDEADAEEAAGSTPRPASTEDTEGRAASVSLTSQAGKELMVMDIAETSALVAATPTAEASKGMEDVTGENLQVDELAMQASSGTTGKRAREDMGDNGVAGDAGVEEPPSKALPPRRSALRPRPNIPPDRRPAASSSS is encoded by the coding sequence ATGTCGTGCTCCGTAGGAGCGGTTGAAGCGGCCGAGTCGGACCGCGGTAACAGGAACGCTGCAATGGAAAATGACGAGTACCGTTTGATTCTGCCTAATCTGCCCAGTGGACGCTCTGTTTTAAACACGGTTTTCATGCATGGTGATGTTCGAGCAAGGCCATTTCGAGTGGAAGACTTCAGAGACACGTTGGACTACCTACGCCTGCTCCCTGAAGTAGTCGCCTTGGGTGCCTACCAGATGAACCACGTTTGGGCAGTAACCTTCAGAAGCGACGAAGGGACCAAAAGACTTCTTGCAAGCAGCGACGTTAAAGTGAAAGGTCGACGTTGTGTCGTCATCGACCCGACAAGTAAGGATCTCCGTATCAAAGTGCACTGGCTCCTGTACAACACAGCCGATGAAGACGTGAGGGCGGCGTTCCTGCCCTACGGCCGTGTCACAGACATTACTCGTGAGCGATGGCGTGTGAACGGAGTTACGGATAAAGGCTCAACAACGAGAACCGTTACTCTGAAGCTTAAAAGTGGCATTAACATCGAGGATATTCCCCATCAATTGCGAGTTGCTGGTGAACAAGCCCTTGTGGTTGTCCCGGGAAGAGCTCCACTGTGCCTGCGATGTGGAAATACTGGCCATATTCGTCGAGATTGTCGTGTACCGCGGTGCGGACAGTGCCGACGCTACGGTCACGAGGACGCGGTCTGCGCTCGAACGTACGCAAGTGTTACGGCACCTGCGAGGACATCGGCGAGTGAAGACACTGCGGAGCTCATTATGGACGAGGCCGATGCCGAGGAGGCCGCTGGTAGCACGCCGAGGCCTGCAAGCACAGAAGACACGGAGGGACGCGCGGCTAGCGTCTCCCTTACTTCCCAAGCAGGAAAAGAGCTTATGGTAATGGACATTGCGGAAACCTCGGCGCTGgtggcagcgacgccgacagcaGAAGCAAGTAAGGGGATGGAGGACGTGACCGGAGAGAATTTGCAAGTGGATGAGTTGGCGATGCAAGCTTCCAGTGGCACAACAGGCAAACGGGCGCGGGAAGACATGGGAGACAACGGCGTTGCAGGAGACGCTGGCGTCGAAGAGCCACCATCGAAAGCACTACCACCGCGTCGATCTGCGTTGCGCCCGCGGCCTAATATCCCGCCGGAcaggcgtccggcggcgtcgtcgtcttcgtag